Proteins encoded within one genomic window of Kibdelosporangium phytohabitans:
- the recN gene encoding DNA repair protein RecN — MLAEMRIQGLGVIDEATLQLDPGFTVVTGETGAGKTMVVTGLHLLSGGRAEASRVRSGASRAVVEGRFHVPPDSRAAKVAVDAAAEPDEDGSLIALRTVGSDGRSRAHLGGRSVPVGVLSELAEQLIAVHGQNDQLRLLHPAEQRAVLDTFAGDAVAKALAEYRSTRAEWLDVIEELREKTERARELAKQADMLQHGLKEIEAVDPKPGEDTALVDEARRLADVDQLREAAAGAHFALSGSPDDPADGSGALSLIDEARRRLSASEDPKLRDLEPRLAEAAVLVSDVNNELSSYVEGLEADPARLEQVLARQAELKMLTRKHATDIDGVLAWAADAAQQLTGLDTSEEALTALASRRDALAAELARHASTLTEQRERAAQELSSEVTAELAGLAMGSAGIDVAVRPRMASADDVYALQVGDVQLSAGPDGVDEVELRLKAHDGAQALPVHKAASGGELSRVMLAIEVVLAHADPVPTMVFDEVDAGVGGRAAIEIGRRLARLARSHQVVVVTHLAQVAAFADRHLVVDKSAKGGLTKSGVKTLSAEQRVVELARMLAGMESTETGRAHAEELLGLAETVKREAINGKKSRRKRS; from the coding sequence GTGCTGGCCGAGATGCGCATCCAGGGCCTCGGCGTCATCGACGAGGCGACCCTGCAACTGGACCCCGGGTTCACGGTAGTGACAGGTGAGACCGGGGCGGGTAAGACCATGGTCGTGACCGGGCTGCATCTGCTGTCCGGTGGCCGCGCGGAGGCGTCGAGAGTGCGCTCCGGCGCGAGCCGTGCCGTGGTCGAGGGCCGTTTCCACGTGCCGCCTGATTCACGGGCGGCGAAGGTGGCGGTCGACGCGGCGGCGGAACCGGACGAGGACGGCAGCCTGATCGCGTTGCGGACAGTCGGGTCGGACGGTCGTTCCCGGGCCCACCTCGGTGGCCGCTCGGTGCCCGTCGGCGTGCTGTCCGAACTGGCCGAGCAGCTGATCGCGGTGCACGGTCAGAACGACCAGCTGCGCCTGCTGCACCCGGCGGAGCAACGCGCGGTGCTGGACACGTTCGCCGGGGACGCGGTCGCCAAGGCGTTGGCGGAGTACCGGTCGACCCGGGCCGAGTGGCTCGACGTGATCGAGGAACTGCGCGAGAAGACCGAGCGAGCGCGTGAACTGGCCAAACAGGCCGACATGCTGCAGCACGGGCTGAAGGAGATCGAGGCGGTCGACCCGAAGCCGGGCGAGGACACCGCGCTGGTCGACGAGGCACGCAGGCTGGCGGACGTCGACCAGTTGCGTGAGGCGGCGGCGGGCGCGCACTTCGCGTTGAGCGGGTCCCCCGACGACCCGGCGGACGGCAGCGGCGCGTTGTCGTTGATCGACGAGGCAAGGCGGCGCCTGTCGGCGTCGGAAGACCCGAAGCTGCGTGACCTCGAGCCCCGGCTGGCCGAGGCGGCGGTGCTGGTGAGCGACGTGAACAACGAGCTCAGCAGTTACGTGGAAGGCCTTGAGGCGGACCCGGCGCGGTTGGAGCAGGTGCTGGCGCGGCAGGCCGAGCTGAAGATGCTGACCCGCAAACACGCCACGGACATCGACGGTGTGCTGGCGTGGGCGGCGGACGCGGCGCAGCAGCTGACGGGCCTGGACACCTCCGAAGAAGCCCTCACCGCGCTGGCGTCCCGCCGTGACGCGCTGGCGGCCGAGCTGGCCAGGCACGCGTCGACGTTGACCGAGCAGCGTGAGCGCGCGGCGCAGGAGTTGTCCTCCGAGGTGACCGCGGAGCTGGCTGGGCTGGCGATGGGGTCGGCGGGGATCGACGTCGCCGTCCGTCCCCGGATGGCCTCAGCGGACGACGTGTACGCGCTGCAGGTCGGCGACGTGCAACTGTCCGCCGGACCGGATGGCGTCGACGAGGTCGAGCTGCGGCTCAAGGCGCACGACGGCGCACAGGCGTTGCCGGTGCACAAGGCGGCTTCCGGCGGTGAACTGTCGCGCGTGATGCTGGCGATCGAGGTTGTGCTCGCGCACGCGGATCCCGTGCCGACCATGGTGTTCGACGAGGTTGATGCCGGGGTTGGCGGTCGGGCGGCGATCGAGATCGGTCGGCGGTTGGCTCGGTTGGCTCGTAGTCACCAGGTTGTCGTCGTCACGCACTTGGCTCAGGTCGCTGCTTTCGCTGACCGGCACTTGGTCGTGGACAAGTCGGCTAAGGGCGGGCTCACCAAGTCCGGTGTCAAGACGTTGTCGGCGGAGCAGCGGGTTGTGGAGCTTGCTCGGATGCTTGCCGGGATGGAGTCCACCGAGACTGGTCGGGCTCACGCTGAGGAGCTGCTCGGGCTGGCTGAGACTGTCAAGCGCGAAGCCATCAACGGGAAGAAGTCTCGGCGTAAGCGTTCTTGA
- the steA gene encoding putative cytokinetic ring protein SteA, with protein sequence MKLPGVLNRAGQSQPGVTGVARVDRRTGDLLRRIGPGDIVVLDQLDLDRATADALVAAGVAGVVNASPSISGRFPNLGPELLVEAGIPLVDGVGVHALREIREGSKLRLHGCVVYCGDKEVATGVQQTAETIADQMIEAKAGMSAQLEAFSANTIEFLRRERSLILDGIGVPEMRVPIKGRQVLIVAPGTDHVEDLKQLKRYISEHRPVLVGVSGGADALKDAGYKPEIIVGDPDRISTDTLLGGAEVVIPADAGGHAPGLERIQDLGIGAVTFPASGNAEDLALLLADAHGACLVVTVGFQATLREFLDSGRSGSNPSTFLTRLKLGSKLVDGKAAASLHRSRVSTAAIVLLVLAALVAVAAGLAVSGVGGSYADWTVSTWNDFVAWIKGLFT encoded by the coding sequence ATGAAGCTTCCGGGAGTGCTCAATCGCGCAGGTCAGAGTCAGCCCGGCGTCACCGGGGTCGCCAGGGTCGACCGCCGCACCGGTGACCTGCTTCGGCGGATCGGACCCGGCGACATCGTCGTTCTCGACCAGCTCGACCTCGATCGGGCCACCGCAGACGCGTTGGTCGCCGCGGGGGTCGCCGGTGTCGTCAACGCTTCTCCTTCCATCTCAGGGCGTTTTCCCAATCTCGGCCCTGAACTTCTTGTCGAAGCCGGGATTCCGCTCGTCGACGGTGTCGGTGTCCACGCGCTGCGGGAGATCCGGGAGGGCAGCAAGCTCCGGCTGCACGGTTGCGTTGTCTACTGCGGCGACAAGGAAGTCGCCACCGGCGTCCAGCAGACCGCCGAGACCATCGCCGACCAGATGATCGAGGCGAAGGCGGGCATGTCCGCCCAGCTGGAGGCGTTCTCCGCCAACACCATCGAGTTCCTGCGCCGCGAGCGTTCGCTCATCCTCGACGGCATCGGTGTCCCCGAGATGCGGGTGCCCATCAAGGGACGGCAGGTGCTCATCGTCGCTCCTGGCACCGACCACGTCGAGGACCTCAAGCAGCTCAAGCGTTACATCTCCGAGCACCGGCCTGTTCTCGTCGGGGTCTCCGGTGGCGCCGACGCGCTCAAGGACGCCGGGTACAAGCCGGAGATCATCGTCGGGGACCCCGACCGCATCAGCACCGACACGCTGCTCGGCGGCGCCGAGGTCGTCATCCCCGCCGACGCCGGTGGGCACGCGCCCGGCCTCGAGCGCATCCAGGACCTCGGCATCGGTGCTGTCACGTTCCCCGCGTCCGGCAACGCCGAGGATCTCGCACTGCTGCTGGCCGACGCGCACGGCGCCTGCCTTGTCGTCACCGTCGGTTTCCAGGCCACGTTGCGGGAGTTCCTCGACAGCGGCCGGTCCGGCTCCAACCCGTCGACCTTCCTCACGCGACTCAAACTCGGCAGCAAACTCGTCGACGGCAAGGCCGCGGCGAGTTTGCACCGCAGCCGTGTCTCCACCGCGGCCATCGTCCTTCTCGTTCTCGCCGCTCTCGTCGCCGTCGCCGCCGGGCTGGCCGTTTCCGGTGTCGGCGGGTCCTACGCCGACTGGACGGTCAGCACCTGGAACGACTTCGTCGCCTGGATCAAGGGGCTGTTCACGTGA
- a CDS encoding copper transporter, with product MISLRYHIISVAAVFLALAVGVVLGSSTLSRTLLSGLADDRDGLAKQVADLQAERNGLNVKLASSDGFAGSIGPMAVRGELDQRTVVLITASDARPADRDAVKSLIGNAGGTVSGELALTDAFADPQKADQLRDVVTRLLPAGLQLPTASDPGTLAGGLVGSLAVINKDTNQPQAKPNEVTAALTGLSDGGFVRMPENFKPGQLALVLTGSALTGNGAGDRASTMARFAAQIDRSGAGAVLAGDTGSADATGPVGMARADTATTAILSTVDNVELNAGRVATVLALSEQLEGKAGRYGTAGTAQSVVP from the coding sequence GTGATCTCGCTGCGCTACCACATCATCTCCGTCGCCGCGGTCTTCCTCGCCCTCGCGGTCGGGGTCGTGCTCGGGTCGAGCACGTTGAGCCGGACGCTGCTGTCCGGGCTCGCCGACGACCGCGACGGGCTGGCCAAGCAGGTCGCCGACCTGCAGGCCGAACGCAACGGCCTGAACGTGAAGCTGGCCAGCTCCGACGGGTTCGCCGGTTCGATCGGGCCGATGGCGGTCCGCGGTGAGCTGGACCAGCGCACGGTTGTCCTGATCACCGCGTCCGACGCGCGTCCGGCCGACCGGGACGCGGTGAAGTCCCTGATCGGCAACGCGGGTGGCACGGTGTCCGGTGAGCTGGCGCTGACCGACGCGTTCGCCGACCCGCAGAAGGCCGACCAGTTGCGGGACGTCGTCACCCGGCTGCTGCCCGCCGGGCTGCAGCTGCCGACCGCGTCGGACCCCGGCACGCTCGCCGGTGGCCTGGTCGGGTCGCTCGCCGTGATCAACAAGGACACCAACCAGCCGCAGGCCAAGCCGAACGAGGTCACCGCGGCGCTCACCGGCCTGTCCGACGGCGGTTTCGTCCGCATGCCGGAGAACTTCAAGCCCGGCCAGCTCGCGCTGGTCCTCACGGGGAGCGCGTTGACGGGCAACGGCGCCGGGGACCGCGCGTCGACGATGGCCCGGTTCGCCGCCCAGATCGACCGGTCCGGCGCTGGTGCGGTGCTCGCCGGTGACACGGGCTCGGCGGACGCCACCGGCCCGGTGGGGATGGCGCGTGCGGACACCGCCACGACCGCCATTCTGTCCACAGTGGACAACGTTGAGCTGAACGCCGGTCGGGTGGCGACCGTGCTCGCGCTCAGCGAGCAGCTCGAGGGCAAGGCCGGCCGGTACGGCACCGCTGGCACGGCGCAGTCAGTCGTGCCCTGA
- a CDS encoding CTP synthase yields MPQARTTKHVFVTGGVASSLGKGLTASSLGQLLTSRGLRVTMQKLDPYLNVDPGTMNPFQHGEVFVTEDGAETDLDIGHYERFLDRELTGTANVTTGQVYSTVIAKERRGEYLGDTVQVIPHITDEIKSRIQAMALPDANGIVPDVVITEVGGTVGDIESLPFLEACRQVRHDVGRDNCFFLHVSLVPYLAPSGELKTKPTQHSVAALRNIGIQPDAIVCRADREIPDSLKRKIALMCDVDTDAVVAAPDAPSIYDIPRVLHGEGLDAYVVRRLGLPFRDVDWAVWGDLLGRVHNPKETVRIAVVGKYVDLPDAYLSVTEALRAGGFGNRAKVEIVWVASDSCETPSGAAHALSGVDGVLIPGGFGVRGIEGKLGAISFARDRKIPLLGLCLGLQCMVIDVARNLAGLTGANSAEFDENTEHPVISTMADQEDVVAGERDMGGTMRLGAYTAALTQGSVVANAYGSTSVSERHRHRYEVNNAYRKRLSEAGLVFSGTSPDGHLVEFVELPEDKHPFFVGTQAHPELKSRPTRPHPLFAGFVKAALAYRTADRLPVELPENNHIVSVGS; encoded by the coding sequence CTGCCTCAAGCGCGGACGACAAAGCACGTTTTTGTGACGGGGGGCGTCGCCTCCTCACTGGGCAAGGGACTCACCGCTTCCAGCCTCGGCCAGCTCCTGACCTCACGCGGTCTGCGCGTCACGATGCAGAAGCTCGACCCGTACCTCAACGTCGACCCCGGCACGATGAACCCGTTCCAGCACGGCGAGGTGTTCGTGACCGAGGACGGCGCCGAGACGGACCTCGACATCGGGCACTACGAGCGCTTCCTCGACCGCGAGCTGACCGGCACGGCCAACGTCACGACCGGCCAGGTGTACTCGACCGTGATCGCCAAGGAGCGGCGTGGCGAGTACCTCGGCGACACCGTGCAGGTCATCCCGCACATCACGGACGAGATCAAGTCCCGCATCCAGGCCATGGCGCTGCCGGACGCGAACGGCATCGTCCCCGACGTGGTGATCACCGAGGTCGGCGGCACGGTCGGTGACATCGAGTCACTGCCGTTCCTTGAGGCCTGCCGCCAGGTCCGGCACGACGTCGGCCGGGACAACTGCTTCTTCCTGCACGTGTCGCTGGTGCCGTACCTGGCGCCGTCCGGTGAGCTGAAGACCAAGCCGACGCAGCACTCCGTGGCCGCGCTGCGCAACATCGGCATCCAGCCGGACGCGATCGTCTGCCGCGCCGACCGGGAGATCCCGGACTCGTTGAAGCGCAAGATCGCGCTGATGTGCGATGTGGACACCGACGCGGTCGTGGCCGCGCCGGACGCGCCGTCCATCTACGACATCCCCCGCGTGCTGCACGGCGAGGGGCTGGACGCGTACGTCGTGCGCCGCCTCGGCCTGCCGTTCCGCGACGTGGACTGGGCTGTGTGGGGCGACCTGCTCGGCCGCGTGCACAACCCGAAGGAGACCGTCCGGATCGCGGTCGTCGGCAAGTACGTCGACCTGCCGGACGCGTACCTGTCGGTCACCGAGGCCCTGCGCGCCGGTGGGTTCGGCAACCGCGCGAAGGTCGAGATCGTCTGGGTCGCGTCGGACTCGTGCGAGACGCCGTCCGGTGCGGCGCACGCGCTGTCCGGTGTGGACGGCGTGCTGATCCCCGGCGGGTTCGGCGTGCGCGGCATCGAGGGCAAGCTCGGTGCGATCAGCTTCGCCCGCGACCGCAAGATCCCGCTGCTGGGCCTGTGCCTCGGCCTGCAGTGCATGGTGATCGACGTGGCCCGCAACCTCGCCGGGCTGACCGGTGCGAACTCCGCCGAGTTCGACGAGAACACCGAGCACCCGGTCATCTCCACCATGGCCGACCAGGAGGACGTCGTCGCGGGTGAGCGCGACATGGGCGGCACGATGCGGCTCGGCGCGTACACGGCCGCGCTGACGCAGGGCTCGGTCGTGGCGAACGCGTACGGCTCGACGTCGGTGTCCGAGCGGCACCGGCACCGCTACGAGGTCAACAACGCCTACCGCAAACGTTTGTCCGAGGCCGGTCTGGTCTTCTCCGGCACCTCGCCGGACGGGCACCTGGTCGAGTTCGTCGAGCTGCCGGAGGACAAGCACCCGTTCTTCGTCGGCACGCAGGCGCACCCCGAGCTCAAGAGCCGCCCGACCCGCCCGCACCCGCTGTTCGCCGGGTTCGTGAAGGCCGCGCTGGCGTACCGCACGGCGGACCGGCTGCCGGTCGAGCTGCCGGAGAACAACCACATCGTGAGCGTGGGCTCATGA
- a CDS encoding NUDIX domain-containing protein, whose translation MTERHAFEVVSTKDIHIGKVVGLRMDEVRMPGGGTAMREVVEHLGAVAVVALDDEDKVVLIHQYRHPVGRRLWELPAGLLDVSGEDAVTTAARELEEEVDLAADQWGVLVDVAASPGFTDEVVRVFLARGLTKANRVEPEGDEEADIVVERVPLAEAVAKVFTGEIINASTVAGLLAAYAVRNGHAGLRPADAPWDDKPVAFAGRRK comes from the coding sequence ATGACCGAGCGGCACGCGTTCGAGGTGGTGTCCACGAAGGACATCCACATCGGCAAGGTGGTCGGGCTGCGGATGGACGAGGTCCGCATGCCCGGCGGTGGCACGGCCATGCGCGAGGTCGTCGAGCACCTCGGCGCGGTCGCCGTGGTCGCACTGGACGACGAGGACAAGGTCGTCCTGATCCACCAGTACCGCCACCCGGTCGGCCGCAGGCTGTGGGAACTGCCCGCGGGCCTGCTGGACGTCTCGGGCGAGGACGCGGTCACCACCGCCGCCCGTGAACTGGAGGAGGAGGTCGACCTCGCCGCTGACCAGTGGGGTGTCCTGGTGGACGTCGCCGCGTCGCCGGGCTTCACCGACGAGGTCGTCCGGGTTTTCCTGGCGCGTGGCCTGACCAAGGCCAACCGCGTCGAGCCGGAAGGCGACGAGGAGGCCGACATCGTGGTCGAACGCGTCCCGTTGGCCGAGGCCGTCGCCAAGGTCTTCACCGGCGAGATCATCAACGCCTCCACCGTGGCCGGTCTGCTCGCCGCGTACGCGGTGCGCAACGGCCACGCCGGACTGCGCCCGGCGGACGCCCCGTGGGACGACAAGCCGGTCGCGTTCGCTGGCCGTCGCAAGTAG